TACCAAACTATGGCGCCAGCTGGGCGACGGTTACCGCGTCGAGGCGCGTTTCATCCTGTGGCGCGGTGACGACGTGCTGCAGGTGCCGGCCAGCGCCTTGTTCCGCTACGGCGACGGCTGGGCGGTGTTCGCGGTGCGCGACGGGCGTGCCCGCCGCCAGCAGGTCGAACTCGGCCACCGCAACGGTCTGGCGGCGCAGATCGTCAAAGGCCTGACCGCCGGCGAGCAGGTGATCGTGCACCCGGACGACACGATCGCCGACGGCAAGCGGGTGCGTATCCGCTAGAGAACGGAAAACCGCGGGGAATTTTCTGCGGATATGCCATTCAAATTTTTCTGGAAGCCCTGATAATTCCATCCGGGAATTATCAGGGCACGGGAAGCGAAAGACGCGACTTTTGCTTCCCTTCATTTTCAGCGGCTTACCGCCGCTAAAAATGGCGGCACATCCGTGTGCCGCGGAAGGCCTGTATGCACCAGGCCTTCCCTTATGGCTTGCATGCCTTTCGGTATCGACATACCTTCGTAAGGAGTTTCGGGCAGGATGTGCCTGAACGACCGGACGGCGCTTTCGCGCCGCCCGATGCACCGCAAAGGAGACGGCATGATCGAGGTACGCATACACGGCCGCGGTGGCCAGGGTAACGTGGTCGCCGCCTATTCGCTGGCCGGCGCCGCGATCGGCGAGGGCTGGCACGCCCAGGCCTTTCCGGCCTTCGGCGCCGAACGACGCGGCGCCCCCGTGGCCGCCTTCGTGCGCATGGCCGAACAGCCGTTCCGGCGCCGCGACCAGGTGGCGCAGCCGGATTTTCTGATTATCCAGGACGAGGCCCTGCTGCACGTGCCGGGCATCCTCAGCGGGCTCAAGCCGGGCGGCGGAGTGTTGGTCAACGCCACGCGTGAGCCGGCCGAACTGGGACTGCCCGGACCGGTCTTCACCGTTTCCGCCACCCAGCTGGCGCAGGAGTATCTGGGGCGCCCGGTGCCCAACACCGCCCTGCTGGCGGTATTTCTCACCCTGACCGAGCTTCTGCCTGTCCAGGCTCTGATCACCGCGCTCGGCGCCCGCTTCAAGGGCAAGGTGCTGGACGCCAATACCCGACTCATCGAGGCCGCCGCCGCGCAGGTACCGGCCGGCCAGTGGAAGGAGGCGATGCATGCCGCAAGCGCTTGAAGGTTCCCAGGCGATCGCCCGCGCCGTCAGCCTGTGCCGCCCGGAGGTGGTGGCGGCCTATCCCATCACCCCGCAGACGCACATCGTCGAGAACATCGCCAAGCTGGTGGCGGACGGCGAGCTGCATTGCGAGTACGTGAGCGTGGAAAGCGAACACTCGGCCGCCAGCGTGGTGCTGGGCGCGGCCGCGGCCGGCGCGCGCGCCTACACCGCCACCGCCTCGCAGGGCATCCTGCTGATGAGCGAGGTGCTGTACAACATCGCCGGCATGCGCATTCCATTGGTGCTGACCTGCGCCAATCGCGCGCTGTCCGCGCCGCTGTCGATCTGGAACGATCAGCAGGATTCGATGGCCGTGCGCGATGCGGGCTGGATCCAGCTCTACTGCAGCAGCAACCAGGAGGCGGTGGACACCACCGTGCAGGCCTTCCGCATCACTCAGGAGACCGAGCTGCCGGTGATGGTGTGCGTGGACGGCTTTACCCTGACCCACACCCTGGAGCCCATCGAG
The DNA window shown above is from Gammaproteobacteria bacterium and carries:
- a CDS encoding 2-oxoacid:acceptor oxidoreductase family protein, whose product is MCLNDRTALSRRPMHRKGDGMIEVRIHGRGGQGNVVAAYSLAGAAIGEGWHAQAFPAFGAERRGAPVAAFVRMAEQPFRRRDQVAQPDFLIIQDEALLHVPGILSGLKPGGGVLVNATREPAELGLPGPVFTVSATQLAQEYLGRPVPNTALLAVFLTLTELLPVQALITALGARFKGKVLDANTRLIEAAAAQVPAGQWKEAMHAASA